The Euphorbia lathyris chromosome 8, ddEupLath1.1, whole genome shotgun sequence genome has a window encoding:
- the LOC136202812 gene encoding psbP domain-containing protein 5, chloroplastic isoform X1 produces the protein MAMAVQCSLSILTPHFSYESKRLVHEKKQRIMICSSSISNFSNRFLRRDLLLSSSASIAFPSSGILAEEDLKMNPLVDQINAYTYLYPVELPSKKFLFKWVESRKPERYSSAAPLSPDARLRIVSELVDIIDNLIISVTIGPPNSQFIKSMDKTSWTAKDVAESVLSDKSALRVTSTQRLAESSLLDAHTSQIDGQPYWYYEYLVRKSPTRSVQESSLYRRYIAATAERDGYLYTLNASTLNKQWEKMGPFLEKTVATFRLLPATDNYVPPFKDPWRFW, from the exons ATGGCGATGGCTGTTCAGTGCTCCCTCTCTATCCTCACACCCCATTTTAGCTATGAGAGTAAAAGGTTGGTACATGAGAAGAAACAAAGGATAATGATATGTTCGTCTTCTATTTCCAATTTTTCAAATAGGTTTTTGAGAAGGGATCTGCTGCTTTCTTCTTCTGCATCCATTGCCTTCCCATCTTCGG GAATCCTTGCAGAGGAAGATCTAAAGATGAATCCTTTGGTTGATCAAATAAATGCTTATACGTATTTATACCCAGTTGAGTTGCCATCTAAGAAGTTTCTCTTCAAATG GGTAGAATCCAGAAAACCAGAACGTTATTCATCCGCTGCACCATTGTCCC CTGATGCACGTCTTCGTATTGTCTCTGAGCTGGTTGATATCATTGATAACCTCATCATTTCTGTTACA ATAGGCCCCCCAAATTCCCAGTTTATCAAATCCATGGACAAGACTAGTTGGACAGCAAAAGATGTTGCAGAGTCTGTTTTGTCAGACAAGTCTGCACTG CGAGTAACCTCAACTCAGCGTTTAGCTGAGAGTTCACTTCTTGATGCGCATACTAGTCAA ATTGATGGTCAGCCATACTGGTATTACGAATACCTGGTTCGCAAGTCACCAACCAGATCT GTTCAAGAATCAAGCCTTTATCGTCGCTACATTGCTGCAACAGCCGAAAGAGATG GTTATCTTTATACTCTAAATGCTTCAACTCTTAATAAACAATGGGAAaag ATGGGGCCTTTCCTGGAGAAAACTGTAGCTACTTTTCGCCTTCTCCCAGCCACAGATAACTATGTACCTCCGTTTAAGGATCCATGGAGATTTTGGTGA
- the LOC136202812 gene encoding psbP domain-containing protein 5, chloroplastic isoform X2, protein MAMAVQCSLSILTPHFSYESKRLVHEKKQRIMICSSSISNFSNRFLRRDLLLSSSASIAFPSSGILAEEDLKMNPLVDQINAYTYLYPVELPSKKFLFKWVESRKPERYSSAAPLSRPPNSQFIKSMDKTSWTAKDVAESVLSDKSALRVTSTQRLAESSLLDAHTSQIDGQPYWYYEYLVRKSPTRSVQESSLYRRYIAATAERDGYLYTLNASTLNKQWEKMGPFLEKTVATFRLLPATDNYVPPFKDPWRFW, encoded by the exons ATGGCGATGGCTGTTCAGTGCTCCCTCTCTATCCTCACACCCCATTTTAGCTATGAGAGTAAAAGGTTGGTACATGAGAAGAAACAAAGGATAATGATATGTTCGTCTTCTATTTCCAATTTTTCAAATAGGTTTTTGAGAAGGGATCTGCTGCTTTCTTCTTCTGCATCCATTGCCTTCCCATCTTCGG GAATCCTTGCAGAGGAAGATCTAAAGATGAATCCTTTGGTTGATCAAATAAATGCTTATACGTATTTATACCCAGTTGAGTTGCCATCTAAGAAGTTTCTCTTCAAATG GGTAGAATCCAGAAAACCAGAACGTTATTCATCCGCTGCACCATTGTCCC GCCCCCCAAATTCCCAGTTTATCAAATCCATGGACAAGACTAGTTGGACAGCAAAAGATGTTGCAGAGTCTGTTTTGTCAGACAAGTCTGCACTG CGAGTAACCTCAACTCAGCGTTTAGCTGAGAGTTCACTTCTTGATGCGCATACTAGTCAA ATTGATGGTCAGCCATACTGGTATTACGAATACCTGGTTCGCAAGTCACCAACCAGATCT GTTCAAGAATCAAGCCTTTATCGTCGCTACATTGCTGCAACAGCCGAAAGAGATG GTTATCTTTATACTCTAAATGCTTCAACTCTTAATAAACAATGGGAAaag ATGGGGCCTTTCCTGGAGAAAACTGTAGCTACTTTTCGCCTTCTCCCAGCCACAGATAACTATGTACCTCCGTTTAAGGATCCATGGAGATTTTGGTGA